A window of the Wolbachia endosymbiont (group A) of Pogonocherus hispidulus genome harbors these coding sequences:
- a CDS encoding JAB domain-containing protein: MTRELVSACQGVGIELEDHIIVTDKGYCSFKERELL, translated from the coding sequence ATGACTAGAGAATTAGTGTCAGCATGTCAAGGGGTGGGAATTGAGCTAGAGGATCACATTATTGTGACGGACAAAGGATATTGCAGCTTTAAGGAAAGAGAGCTGTTATAA
- a CDS encoding phage tail protein — MFSLGPYKISPTGLRCSKENRWNTIECIHKAPLLQNIGQGVENIDLEGVIYLNNSNGLNQLKNLKESIENQVSYPLVDNTGNVLGQFVITRLEEKQTSYFPCGLAKKVEFSLSLRRYV, encoded by the coding sequence ATGTTTTCACTTGGTCCATATAAAATTTCTCCAACAGGGTTAAGGTGCAGTAAAGAGAATCGTTGGAATACCATAGAGTGTATTCACAAAGCTCCATTGTTGCAAAATATTGGCCAGGGAGTAGAAAATATAGATTTAGAAGGAGTCATTTATCTTAATAACTCTAATGGCTTAAACCAACTAAAAAATTTAAAGGAATCAATAGAAAATCAAGTATCCTATCCTTTAGTGGATAATACGGGTAATGTTTTAGGGCAGTTTGTAATTACACGATTAGAAGAAAAGCAAACGTCGTATTTTCCATGTGGATTAGCAAAAAAGGTTGAATTTAGCTTAAGTTTAAGGCGTTATGTATGA
- a CDS encoding recombinase family protein, which produces MNTSELITAQHLTREAIIYIRQSTPHQALSNQESLELQYALKQRAIDLGWKADNIVVIDNDLGLTGASAEKREGYKEILAKVTLSKVGIILSYDVTRLSRNCSDWYPLLDICGYKQCLIADRDGVYDPGTINGRLLLGLKGQLAEMELSTIRARLNAGLVNKATRGDLALSLPVGFVRNIDDSVSKDPNLEVQQHIKLVFDTFLEKRTAAQVVRYFNNNQLTIPRYDNFKEVHWKKPTFDAIISMLKNPAYAGAFAYGRSCTTRHKLSSANKTTKRLPMEEWKVLIKDKYPAYIDWETFTKIQIILKDNHADYRRCRTRGIARPGAALLHGIIYCGECGHKMIVQYKGGNHYKCSYQHQRDLSPSCQFLPADIIDNEVIPKFFAALSQIELDAYTKAINSQLQSEQEINKAHLQQLERLRYQVRLAERQFNQVDPDNRLVAAELERRWEQALNELKQAEITFERQYPSKPTPQLSEELKTIFLDVGKKLPEIWHKSVLSRQQRKSFVRCLIDKVVAHRIMRDCLQIRIVWHGRETTTFHAPIPVSSFRALTTATEMEQSIIKSSKEGKTDIEIAKYLETQGYRSPSQSKNIVLENTVKNIRLKNNIMRKKEQSHPIKVPGYLTISQVAKILEVSRQWLYDRIRRDKIKIQKDYSKTRGKYLFEDRPETVRTLMDFKNGKLNNPNFL; this is translated from the coding sequence ATGAATACATCAGAGCTAATTACAGCACAACATTTAACACGCGAAGCGATAATTTACATAAGACAATCAACACCTCATCAAGCACTGAGCAATCAAGAAAGTTTGGAGTTACAGTATGCGCTGAAACAAAGAGCTATTGATCTTGGGTGGAAAGCTGATAATATTGTTGTTATTGATAATGATCTCGGCTTAACAGGTGCTAGTGCTGAAAAGCGTGAAGGGTATAAAGAGATTCTCGCTAAAGTCACTTTATCAAAGGTAGGGATTATCCTATCCTACGATGTGACTCGTTTGTCACGTAATTGTTCTGATTGGTATCCGTTATTGGATATATGTGGCTATAAACAGTGTTTGATAGCTGATCGGGATGGTGTGTATGACCCTGGTACTATTAATGGTCGGTTGTTACTTGGTCTGAAAGGACAGCTTGCTGAAATGGAGTTATCTACTATAAGAGCCAGACTAAATGCTGGACTAGTAAATAAGGCAACCAGAGGAGATTTAGCCTTATCTCTTCCAGTGGGTTTCGTTCGTAACATTGATGATTCCGTGAGTAAGGATCCTAACCTTGAAGTTCAGCAGCATATTAAGCTTGTTTTTGACACTTTTCTAGAAAAACGAACAGCAGCACAAGTTGTAAGGTATTTTAACAATAACCAACTTACCATTCCTAGGTATGACAATTTTAAAGAAGTGCATTGGAAAAAACCAACTTTTGACGCAATTATCTCAATGCTCAAAAACCCTGCTTATGCTGGAGCATTTGCTTATGGTCGTTCTTGTACTACGCGTCACAAACTATCTTCTGCTAATAAAACAACAAAAAGACTACCAATGGAAGAATGGAAAGTTCTAATTAAAGATAAATACCCAGCTTACATAGATTGGGAAACCTTTACAAAGATTCAGATCATACTTAAAGATAATCATGCGGATTACCGTCGCTGTAGAACACGTGGAATAGCTAGACCAGGTGCAGCATTATTACATGGAATAATCTATTGTGGAGAATGTGGACACAAAATGATAGTACAGTATAAAGGAGGAAATCATTATAAATGCAGTTACCAACATCAACGTGATCTTTCCCCTTCATGTCAGTTTTTACCTGCTGATATTATTGATAATGAAGTAATTCCTAAATTTTTTGCAGCACTTAGTCAAATTGAGCTAGATGCTTATACTAAGGCTATTAACTCGCAGCTACAATCTGAACAAGAAATTAATAAAGCTCATTTACAACAATTAGAACGCTTAAGATACCAAGTAAGATTGGCAGAACGACAATTTAATCAAGTTGATCCTGACAATCGTCTTGTAGCTGCAGAACTTGAAAGACGTTGGGAACAGGCATTGAATGAACTCAAGCAAGCGGAAATTACATTTGAACGTCAGTATCCAAGTAAACCTACTCCTCAATTATCCGAGGAACTGAAAACAATATTTTTAGATGTAGGTAAGAAACTACCAGAAATTTGGCATAAGTCAGTTCTGTCACGTCAGCAAAGAAAATCTTTTGTTCGTTGTCTGATTGATAAGGTAGTAGCACACCGAATCATGCGTGATTGCTTGCAGATACGTATTGTATGGCATGGTAGAGAAACTACCACTTTCCATGCTCCTATTCCAGTAAGCTCCTTTCGTGCATTGACTACTGCAACAGAAATGGAGCAATCGATAATAAAGTCAAGTAAAGAGGGTAAAACGGATATAGAAATTGCCAAGTACTTAGAAACACAAGGGTATCGTTCTCCCTCACAATCAAAGAATATTGTTTTAGAAAATACAGTAAAAAATATTCGGTTAAAAAATAATATTATGCGAAAAAAGGAGCAATCACACCCCATTAAAGTGCCTGGCTACCTTACTATTTCACAAGTTGCAAAAATCCTTGAAGTTTCCAGGCAGTGGCTTTACGATAGAATAAGGAGAGATAAAATAAAAATACAAAAAGACTATAGCAAAACCAGAGGCAAGTATTTATTTGAAGATAGACCAGAAACTGTTAGAACCCTTATGGATTTTAAAAATGGTAAACTCAACAACCCAAATTTTTTATAG
- a CDS encoding contractile injection system protein, VgrG/Pvc8 family: MKPEFSIEGIKDHVISVHLTDESGTIDDIAEVCVDYGNENVEVPNELNIALGYKETGIFPMGVYTVNEVTIQGPPKTLLIKAHATNLRISLKAKVSKEWHQITIENLVKEIAQKHGYGYKVAEEFKDILIPHINQIDESDISLLTKIAIENEAMAKLAGGYILFISKNMAKSATGKALGTTNIRPQDTINWKVHFTVRDKYNSVVAKWHSYEKGETIKETVGSGEPSYIMLELYSNAESALSAANAKLKQLKRNNETLDITMPGNPELFAEAKLNLIGFNQAVDGEWIVNRAEHTLNSSGYLTMLSASLSK; encoded by the coding sequence ATGAAACCTGAATTTAGCATCGAAGGAATAAAAGATCATGTAATATCGGTGCATCTTACTGATGAATCTGGTACTATAGATGATATCGCAGAGGTATGTGTTGATTATGGCAATGAAAATGTAGAAGTTCCAAATGAATTGAACATAGCACTAGGTTATAAGGAAACGGGAATCTTTCCAATGGGTGTATATACAGTCAATGAAGTTACGATACAAGGCCCACCTAAGACCCTACTAATAAAAGCTCATGCAACAAATTTAAGAATATCTTTGAAGGCAAAAGTATCAAAAGAATGGCACCAAATTACCATAGAAAACTTAGTAAAAGAAATAGCTCAAAAACATGGATATGGATACAAAGTCGCTGAGGAATTTAAGGATATATTGATACCCCACATCAACCAAATAGATGAAAGTGATATCAGCTTGTTAACTAAAATAGCAATAGAAAACGAAGCAATGGCAAAATTAGCTGGTGGGTATATATTATTTATTTCAAAAAACATGGCAAAATCAGCCACAGGAAAAGCTTTAGGAACAACGAATATTAGACCTCAAGACACAATTAATTGGAAAGTGCATTTTACCGTACGTGATAAGTATAATTCAGTAGTGGCAAAGTGGCATAGCTATGAAAAGGGCGAAACTATTAAAGAAACAGTTGGTAGCGGTGAGCCAAGTTATATTATGCTGGAACTTTACTCAAATGCAGAGTCAGCACTAAGTGCAGCAAATGCCAAGTTGAAACAATTGAAGCGTAACAATGAAACTTTAGATATAACTATGCCTGGTAATCCAGAGTTATTTGCAGAAGCTAAACTTAATCTTATAGGTTTTAATCAAGCAGTAGATGGTGAATGGATAGTTAATAGAGCGGAGCATACTTTAAATAGCTCAGGTTACCTTACTATGTTGTCAGCATCTTTGAGTAAGTAA
- the ltrA gene encoding group II intron reverse transcriptase/maturase: protein MIKMPIKLQDLRRKIYTKAKAKPEWRFWGIYVHVCKMETLEEAYKLTKKSNGAPGIDKVTFESIEAEGLEKHLQQIRRELITKTYNPNRNRRKEIPKAGGKLRALNIPCIRDRIVQSALKLIIEPIFESDFQDGSYGYRPKRKAHEAISRVAKAAIKGNTKVIDVDLKSYFDNVRHHILMEKISKRVNDKEIMHLIKLILKVGGKRGIAQGSPLSPLLSNIYLNEVDKMLEKAKEVTKEGKYQHIEYARWADDLMILIDGHQKWEWLEKSVHKRLQEELAKIEVEVNEEKTKVINLKEKGTFSFLGFDFQQNITKQGKWNVRITPKMKARTNLLQKLKEVFRCYKSQPIGKVIHIINPILRGWTNYFRIGNTNRSFSYVKHWVEKKIRRNLMRARKAKKGFGWKRWSSEWIYKTLDLYSDYRIRYYIQKALPAQYVINFGKETTRKA, encoded by the coding sequence ATGATAAAAATGCCAATTAAATTACAAGACCTGAGAAGGAAGATATATACCAAAGCGAAGGCAAAACCGGAATGGCGATTCTGGGGAATCTATGTTCACGTATGTAAGATGGAGACGCTAGAAGAAGCATATAAGCTGACAAAGAAGAGTAATGGGGCACCAGGAATTGATAAGGTGACGTTCGAATCGATAGAAGCAGAAGGCTTAGAGAAGCATCTTCAACAAATCAGACGTGAACTAATAACCAAGACCTATAACCCAAATAGGAACCGGAGAAAGGAAATACCAAAAGCTGGAGGAAAACTCAGAGCGTTGAACATACCCTGCATTCGGGATAGAATAGTGCAAAGCGCACTAAAGCTAATAATTGAACCAATATTCGAATCTGACTTTCAGGACGGATCATATGGATATAGACCTAAGAGAAAAGCGCATGAAGCAATAAGCAGGGTAGCGAAAGCAGCAATCAAAGGCAATACAAAAGTTATTGACGTAGACCTAAAGTCCTACTTTGATAATGTGCGACATCATATTCTTATGGAAAAGATTTCCAAAAGGGTAAACGATAAAGAAATCATGCACTTGATTAAGCTAATCCTCAAAGTAGGAGGGAAACGAGGAATAGCACAAGGATCACCACTTTCACCACTACTAAGCAATATATACCTCAATGAGGTGGATAAAATGCTAGAGAAGGCAAAAGAGGTGACTAAAGAAGGAAAATATCAACATATAGAATACGCTAGATGGGCAGACGATCTAATGATACTGATAGATGGACACCAGAAATGGGAATGGCTTGAAAAATCAGTGCACAAAAGGTTACAAGAAGAATTAGCAAAAATAGAAGTAGAAGTAAACGAAGAAAAGACAAAAGTGATTAATCTTAAAGAAAAAGGGACATTCAGCTTCCTAGGATTTGATTTTCAACAGAACATCACAAAACAAGGAAAGTGGAATGTGAGGATAACACCCAAGATGAAAGCACGAACAAACCTACTTCAAAAATTGAAGGAAGTATTCCGCTGTTATAAATCGCAACCAATAGGAAAAGTGATTCATATCATTAATCCGATATTGAGAGGGTGGACAAACTACTTTAGGATTGGAAACACAAATCGAAGCTTTAGTTACGTCAAACATTGGGTAGAGAAGAAAATAAGACGCAATCTAATGAGAGCCAGAAAAGCAAAGAAAGGATTTGGCTGGAAGAGATGGAGTAGTGAATGGATATATAAAACTCTAGATCTTTATTCAGACTATAGAATAAGGTATTACATTCAGAAAGCCTTACCAGCACAATATGTTATAAATTTTGGTAAAGAAACTACTAGGAAAGCGTAG
- a CDS encoding tail protein X — MTVHYIAQENEMLDYICFKHYGHSSGAVEIVLEENPGLADYGSFLPAGLKIKLPTIQEQLKKSKLKVWE, encoded by the coding sequence ATGACAGTACATTATATAGCACAAGAAAATGAAATGTTGGATTATATATGCTTTAAACACTATGGACATAGCTCTGGAGCAGTAGAAATAGTATTGGAAGAAAATCCTGGACTTGCAGATTATGGAAGTTTTTTGCCTGCAGGATTAAAAATCAAGTTACCTACAATACAAGAGCAGTTGAAAAAATCGAAGTTAAAAGTGTGGGAATAA
- a CDS encoding ankyrin repeat domain-containing protein: protein MDKLDQDTKNKLHFWWLIAVIVCIIATYSYMKAKAAGNYKTILRIASQNCNLDVVKFSVENLLSVNTRVPRLTALHCAAEGNCLELVKFLVNEGVDINDTGRYKGWTVLHSASYGGNSEIVKFLLARGANPNTRDTDGKNPRDVAVIESRHNKDKPYREIIKLLAKAEDQYESTKSNH from the coding sequence ATGGATAAATTGGATCAAGATACAAAAAATAAGCTACATTTTTGGTGGCTTATAGCAGTAATAGTATGTATTATTGCTACCTATTCCTACATGAAGGCAAAAGCTGCAGGTAATTATAAAACGATATTACGCATTGCTTCTCAAAATTGTAACTTAGATGTAGTAAAGTTTTCAGTAGAAAATTTATTAAGTGTTAATACACGAGTTCCTAGATTAACAGCGCTACATTGTGCAGCAGAAGGAAACTGTCTAGAATTAGTAAAATTTCTAGTGAATGAAGGAGTTGATATAAATGATACAGGTAGATATAAAGGATGGACAGTATTACATTCTGCCTCATACGGAGGCAATTCAGAGATAGTTAAGTTCTTATTAGCAAGAGGTGCTAATCCTAATACTAGAGATACAGATGGAAAAAACCCTCGAGATGTAGCTGTAATAGAATCAAGGCACAACAAAGATAAACCTTACAGGGAAATCATAAAGCTACTTGCTAAAGCAGAGGATCAATACGAATCAACAAAAAGTAATCACTAA
- a CDS encoding helix-turn-helix domain-containing protein: MANISIRYKIAQKVRSWRLKRKYTIKDLADKTGINYHTLRRYELGICGIPDEELQTIADALSVSLSDLLPRQKVLRENRCCDKTQWMSNFIEKYTKTGGCKAIYALTKFIRAEEESDVKTARIRMAKNMLKAGFATDIIYRATGLSTDEYDNKEEKGSKRSNKRQGMKKWRIIQEYTQEKLGKELGVGGPQIHYYEQGKSTLLSEVACKAAEILSANAEDLMLKSTEEDCSESTDGEGEKELLSWSRESKRINNQESRDELDIWVEFLSQRRQIYKEKIDKVESIKVANNLLILGVSIDDISQITGLTAEEIAQLMLPTGLKLR; the protein is encoded by the coding sequence ATGGCAAATATCTCTATAAGATACAAAATAGCGCAAAAAGTAAGAAGCTGGAGGTTAAAAAGAAAATATACCATAAAAGACTTAGCAGACAAAACAGGTATAAACTATCATACGCTGCGAAGATATGAACTAGGGATATGTGGCATTCCAGATGAAGAGTTACAAACAATAGCAGACGCATTATCAGTTAGTTTGAGCGATCTACTTCCTAGACAAAAAGTACTCAGAGAAAATCGTTGTTGTGATAAGACTCAGTGGATGTCCAATTTCATAGAAAAATACACAAAAACAGGGGGATGCAAAGCAATTTATGCATTAACTAAATTTATTCGAGCTGAAGAGGAAAGTGATGTAAAAACAGCAAGAATAAGAATGGCAAAGAATATGCTAAAAGCAGGATTTGCTACTGATATTATCTACCGAGCAACAGGCTTATCAACTGATGAATATGATAATAAAGAGGAAAAGGGTTCTAAGCGTTCAAACAAAAGACAAGGGATGAAAAAGTGGAGGATAATACAAGAATATACTCAAGAGAAATTAGGAAAAGAGCTTGGTGTAGGAGGTCCGCAGATACATTATTATGAACAAGGAAAGAGTACCCTTTTAAGTGAAGTGGCATGTAAAGCAGCAGAAATATTATCAGCAAATGCTGAAGATCTAATGCTTAAATCAACGGAAGAAGACTGTTCTGAAAGTACTGATGGTGAAGGAGAAAAAGAGCTATTAAGTTGGTCGAGAGAGTCTAAAAGAATTAACAATCAAGAATCACGAGATGAACTGGATATATGGGTAGAATTTTTATCCCAAAGAAGGCAAATTTACAAAGAAAAGATTGATAAAGTAGAGTCAATCAAGGTTGCGAATAATCTACTTATACTAGGCGTTTCTATTGATGATATTTCTCAAATAACTGGCTTGACTGCAGAGGAAATTGCGCAACTTATGCTCCCAACAGGATTAAAACTACGGTAG